From a single Ischnura elegans chromosome 7, ioIscEleg1.1, whole genome shotgun sequence genomic region:
- the LOC124162629 gene encoding piggyBac transposable element-derived protein 3-like, producing MSTNNRKRSELNTEDILFELHNLDDNDERGREIDGANTVDVVILPARDGDCSDEDDAPEECETPECIKDLGKGVLAQLGEVRLDTNHGKIDLPLFSDDCSSTSSNKNEVGSDVDMSNEKNGKNCHSKRRKVAKSSINVCSATNTHKKFSHLEAGSYRKKDRSWKKLTLKTNNMPSLEPVRMQPKPELLDKSPLEMFKRVWDENFVNMICIETNKYAVQKGLSNAEFSVDDLYKYLGVLLLSGYCCVPFRRMYWETKRDTFHSLVAGSMSRNKFDLIHKCLHFNDNTQIDSTDRIYKVRPVVDHMNKKFTEIIECFGSEFSLDEGMEPYFGRHSMKQFIRGKPIRFGYKIWCVTTSKGYLLKFSVYTGKTDRPKGISLGAQLTESMCVDFLPPGSKLFVDNFFTSLSLLEKLKESNINCIGTIRKDRIEGAPVVDVSKEERGAFSAITDKNSPISLIRWHDNAQVTIATNMDSKTVFGLSSCTRWNSKYKKHMKLCQPQIVKMYNHGMGGVDLFDQQRAVYRVKIRSNKWYWPLFRFCLNSSIVNLWHIFRINNRKSNQIDFLREVVIGLLSSDTQPN from the exons ATGTCGACAAACAACAGAAAACG GTCAGAACTCAACACAGAAGACATCTTATTTGAACTCCACAACTTGGATGACAATGATGAACGAGGGCGAGAAATTGATGGAGCAAACACTGTAGATGTGGTTATTCTTCCAGCAAGGGATGGTGACTGCTCTGATGAAGATGATGCACCTGAAGAATGTGAGACTCCAGAGTGCATAAAGGATTTAGGCAAAGGTGTCCTAGCCCAATTAGGTGAGGTACGTCTTGACACTAATCACGGTAAAATTGATTTACCACTTTTTTCTGATGACTGTTCCTCAACAAGCTCAAACAAAAATGAGGTTGGATCTGATGTTGATATGTCTAAtgaaaagaatgggaaaaattGTCATAGCAAGAGAAGGAAAGTAGCTAAGAGTTCAATCAATGTTTGCTCGGCCACCAACACTCATAAAAAATTTAGCCATTTAGAGGCAGGTAGTTACCGTAAGAAAGAtagatcatggaaaaaattaactctgaAAACAAATAACATGCCTTCTTTAGAGCCTGTTCGTATGCAGCCAAAACCAGAGTTATTAGATAAAAGTCCTTTGGAAATGTTCAAAAGGGTTTGGgacgaaaattttgtgaatatgataTGTATAGAAACAAACAAGTATGCTGTTCAGAAAGGTTTATCCAATGCCGAATTTTCTGTGGACGATTTGTACAAATACCTTGGCGTGTTATTACTTTCTGGCTACTGTTGTGTCCCATTCAGACGTATGTATTGGGAAACCAAACGAGATACTTTCCATTCTCTAGTTGCTGGATCAATGAGCcgcaataaatttgatttgattcacaaatgccttcattttaatgataacacCCAGATAGATAGCACTGATAGGATTTACAAAGTTAGACCTGTAGTAgatcacatgaataaaaaatttaccgAGATCATAGAATGCTTCGGTAGTGAGTTTTCTCTGGATGAGGGTATGGAGCCATACTTTGGGCGTCAttcaatgaagcaatttattagagGAAAGCCCATCCGTTTTGGTTACAAAATATGGTGTGTTACAACTTCAAAAGGATACCTTCTTAAATTTAGTGTTTACACAGGAAAAACAGACAGACCCAAAGGCATCTCTCTCGGTGCCCAATTGACAGAATCCATGTGTGTAGATTTCCTTCCTCCTGGTTCAAAGCTATTTGTAGACAACTTTTTTACCTCACTTTCATTGctagaaaaactgaaagaaagtaaTATAAACTGCATTGGAACTATAAGAAAAGACCGCATTGAAGGAGCCCCTGTTGTAGATGTGAGCAAGGAGGAACGCGGTGCATTCTCCGCAATCACTGATAAGAACAGTCCCATTTCACTCATTCGCTGgcatgataatgcacaagttactATTGCCACAAACATGGATTCAAAAACTGTATTCGGCCTTAGCTCCTGCACCCGTTggaattcaaagtataaaaaacatatgaaattatGCCAGCCACaaattgtgaaaatgtataaCCATGGCATGGGAGGTGTAGATTTATTTGATCAACAGCGCGCAGTGTATCGTGTGAAAATAAGGTCAAACAAGTGGTACTGGCCTTTATTTAGATTTTGTCTGAACAGCAGCATTGTTAATTTGTGGCATATTTTCCGAATAAACAATCGGAAAAgcaatcaaattgattttttgagagaGGTTGTTATCGGGCTACTGTCAAGTGATACTCAGCCTAATTAG